Genomic window (Streptomyces sp. LX-29):
GCGGGGCGGAAGCCGAGGCGGGGTGGGAGCGAGGCGGGGCAGTGGCCCCGCCCGTCAGGCCGCCAGACCCTCCAGCACCGTGGCGCCGGGGAGTTCGGCGAGCGCCTTGCCCGGCACGATGATCTTGCCGCGCCGACTGCCGCTGCCGATCAGGACGTACGGCGCGTCGGCGACCGCCGCGTCCACCAGCAGCGGCCAGTCGGCGGGCAGGCCGATGGGGGTGATGCCGCCGAACTCCATGCCGGTCTCCCCCGTCGCGGTCTCCATGGGCGCGAACGACGCCTTGCGCGCGCCGAAGTGACGACGCACCACGCCGTTGACGTCCGCCCGGGTGTGGGCGAGGACCAGGCAGGCGGCGAGTGTCACCTCCCCGCCCCGCTTGGCGGCGACCACGACGCAGTTGGCGGACTGCTCCAGCAGCCAGGAGCCGTAGTTGGCCACGAGGACGGCGGTGTCGGCCTTGTCCGGGTCGGTGTCGACGTACCGCACCTCGGTCACCGGGACACCGCCGCTCCAGCCACGGAGCGCCTCCGCGACGGGGGCGGTGAGCAGGTCGAGGCAGTCGATGGCGGGCCGGACGTCGGTGAAGGCTTCCATGGGCGTTCTCATGGCCGCCAAGCTACCGGCCGCGGCCCGGGGCGCGGAGTGCCGTCTCAGGGTGCGGGAGCCGCCGCGCGGGCCGAGGCGCACGTGACGCCGGCCGTACGGCGCCGTCGCGCGGGGCGGTAGCGGTACGGCGCCGTCACGCGGGGCGGGCGGCCGTAC
Coding sequences:
- a CDS encoding YbaK/EbsC family protein; its protein translation is MRTPMEAFTDVRPAIDCLDLLTAPVAEALRGWSGGVPVTEVRYVDTDPDKADTAVLVANYGSWLLEQSANCVVVAAKRGGEVTLAACLVLAHTRADVNGVVRRHFGARKASFAPMETATGETGMEFGGITPIGLPADWPLLVDAAVADAPYVLIGSGSRRGKIIVPGKALAELPGATVLEGLAA